ACAGGGTCAACGGAACCAGTCTGCCCACCGACAAGACCCCGGCGGGCGTCCGACCGCATCACCTCATCGGTTGGGAACACAAGGACCATCCGGTCGTGAAATCAGCCGCACGGGGCGGGTTCAACATCAACGGCGTCGAGAACGGCATCTTCCTCGACTCCAGAGTCGTGCATCCCCAAGGGGCCAGGCATCCGAACTACAATGCCAGGGTAGGCAGGGAACTGAATGAGCTACAGAAGCTCAACCTGAACGATATACAAGCAGCAGCAGCCCTGAACCGCCTTGCGAACCAGTTGGGAGGGGAGTTGCGGTTGAGAACGATCAGGCTGGATTGATGGCCGGCTTGTGGTGGAGGCATTGCAATGACAATCGACTGGAAAAACGCTGAGGACACCCTGGTTCAAAAAAGCACGGTGTTGATCGAAGAGTTCGCACATTCGCACCCGGACCTCCGTGTCTCGTTTTTCGCATTTGGTGCGGATTATTTCTACGGAGACATCGCAGTTGCGTTTGACACTCCGGACAACACCTGCTCCCAAGCGGTATCATGGGTAGGGCAGGTGGTCGAAGCTCGCACTACGCTGTCAGCCCCGAACGGGTGGGAGCATGCCCGCTACACCTTAACGAAGAACCGCATTCTGGAGTACCCTCCCTCTTCGGGCCTGTTCAAATACGAGTCGTATTCAGTCATCAGTTTCCCGGAATGGGAAGACTATTTTGGGAGTGACGAAATCCCTGGGCATCCCGATCCTAAAGGTCATGTTCTCGTTCTACTCTGGAAGGTGCTTGAGCGGTTAGTGGAACGTCAGGCGTTCGATTGTCTGCGTCAGGCATCGCCATTTCGGATTGGGTTCGACCTGGCTGACGATGATCTTGGTCTTGTTATCGTTCGCATGTTCAACTGGACGGGGCCTTCTTGACCCAAGGAGAGCAATCCATGCCTGAGCCGTCCCCACCCAACGGCGCTCCCAACCCCATCCTCGGCTTCGTCGTCGGCACGCCGCTCCTGACACCGAACGGTCCCAGGCCCATCGAGCAGCTTCGGCCCAGCAATGTGATCCAGACGCAGTATCAACACCACCGCCGAGCATCCCTTCTTCGAGGAGTCGCTCGGCTGGATCGAAGCCCGCTCGCTGGCACCGGGCCACCGGCTCCGCACGCTGGACGGCTCCACGATCGCGGTGGAATCGCTCGCCGAGACGGGCCAATGGCAGCTGGTGTACAATCTGCGAGTCGCGGAGTGGCATACCTACTTCGTCGGCTCCGACGAGTGGGAATGGGCGGTGTGGGCGCACAATGCTTACGACGTTGATCCCGTCGTGAATGCTGCGGAGCAGGCGTCGGTCGCTGCCCGGCTTCGCACACTGGGAGTGGCTCACGCAGATGAGCTTGCCGCACTTGGCGGAATGCCTACCACCAACGGTCGGGCGTTGATCGACGCTCTTAACGCTGGCCACGTTGACCCGATTTACCTGACAAGTCGGATACTGACTGGGCCGACCGGTGCGTTCACCAACTTCTCGCCTGCTGGGGCTACGGAAGTTCTCGTCAGTGGTAGGCGGATCGTTGCCTCGCCCGATGCGATTGAAGGGATGACACTGGTTCCGGGTGGGTCTGGTCGAGGTGTTCTCGATCCTGGCACGACTGAGGTGGTGAACCTCATCGAGCGTGCGTTCCCTGGTGAAGTGCAAAAACTGAACGTGGTTCTCAGGAGGGCCGCCGGTCACGACTCGACCGATTTGGACATCGTCACGCAACACGCTATCTTGACTCTGGCATCGGGCAAGGCTCACCTTGGCAACGGGATCACTGCTGCGACGACCCACATTGTGGGAACGCCCTTTGCGGGTAGAACTGTGATCGGTGTCGCGGATGGGACCGTAAGCTCAAGACTGTTCGGGCCACCGTTCCGCGACGCTCAAGGGCGAATCGCCACGAACCGGCCCGATCAACTCCTCGACATGATCGCTCGCCTGCGGGCGGGGCTGCCCCCTGTTTGACCCCGAGCGGAGCGGAACAATGATTGCATACCTCTTAACTCGGCCTGATGTGACCATCGACAGGTTCGCAGCGGTAATCGCTCGAGAATTCCCGTTGAGCAGTCTGTCCGACGAAACCGTCAGGCTCCGAGTGACGACGCAAGACGAGGTGGACTTCGACGCCGTGAGCGTTCAGGAAATGACGCTTCAGAACGCTCTCGAAGAATGGGACGCCGATTCGCCACTCGTTCAGGAGTTATTCCACAATCCGCATCTCCAGGGTGCTTCCAAGCCATTCAGCGTGACGTTAAGGAATAGCCGACCCTCGAATCAACTGTTCCCGGTTGTGGTGCGATGCCTTACAGACGCTGGCATCACCGCAGTGGTAGTCGGTCAGTACGGGCTGGATCTTCCCGCCATTGAGTTTCTACGGCGGGTTGAGGCCAATCCTTCCTGGCAATGGGACTATGAAACTGCCACCCACGGTGGCTGATGGGATGACGACACCTTGGGTTGCCATCGTCCTGAGCGAAAACCGTGTCAAGCAAGCTGGCACGGGAATTCGGCTTGCAACTCCCGTGATCGGCATCGAACGAACGAACGAGCGAACGAAGTCCGGCTCCCGTACCCTTTGTTCGTTCGCTCACAATGCTCGCTGAGGCCGTCACGGACGAGGGGCCGGCCCCGGCACGGCAAGCAATCGAGCAAAGCCCGCCCTTCCTACAGCCGATGCCTTTGGTCGTTCGTTCGCTTTGTCAGCAGCGACCGCAGTTGCTGTGCGGAATGAAGTCGGAGCCTGGCGTGAGCGATTCAGCCCAGTGCTAACGCTCGCGGGCGGCGTGACGATTGACACCACGGGCGAGCATCCATTCTTCGAGGAATCCCTCGGCCGGTTCCTGGCCGTCGCTTGATTGCCCGATGATGTCACGGATGCCCGATTGCGAGCAGAACCGCACGAATCGATTCGTGCAATCCTGCATTCCCGGCGAAACTCGGTGCGTTTAGCGTTGAATTTCGTTGAGTAGTTGATCGGGCGGCAGGGGTGGGAAATACCGCTCCATGCGGGCGAGGGTATCTTCGGGGTCGGTGCCGACGATGAGCAATTCCCGGAATCGTGGGCGGAGGAATCCTTCGTGGACCATGCCGTCGATCCATGCCAAGAGCGGGTCGAAGAAGCCCGCCGTGTTCAGCAACGCCATCGGCTTGGTGTGGATGCCCAGTTGCGACCAGGTGAGGATTTCAAAGAATTCCTCGCAGGTACCGTAACCGCCGGGCATGGCGATGAATCCATCGCTGCGGTCGGCCATCATCGCTTTGCGCTGGTGCATGGTTTCGACGATGATATTTTCAGTGGCCTCGGTGAGCAGCACTTCCTTTTCGGCCAAGCGTCGAGGCATGATGCCGGTGACGCGGCCGCCGGCGCTGAGCGTGGCGCGAGCGACTACCCCCATCAGGCCAATGGCGCCACCGCCGTAGACCAGTTCGAGTTGTCGGGCGGCCAGGGTTTCGCCCAAACGCTGGGCCATCTCGGCATACACGGGGCGATTGCCGGATTTCGATCCGCAAAAGACACAAATTCGCTTCATGAGTAGTGCTCAGCTTCCGGTTGAATCCAGGGGGAAAATCAGTCGAAATGTCGTGCCTTGCAGCGGTTGCGATTCGATTTCCATGCGGGCATTTTGCTTTTCCAGCGTCATGGCGACGAACGATAGGCCCAGCCCCATGCCGGAACTAAGCCCCTGGAAAATGGCGTTATCTCGCTTGGTGGAAAAGTGCGGCTCGGTGCAGCGGGCCAACACGTCGGGCGTCATGCCGATGCCGTTATCGCGGACGGTGAGAATCGCGGTGTCTGCGTCGCGTTTGAGGGAAATTTCGATGCGGCCACGCTGCTCCACGGCGGCGAGCACGGCCTTGCGGCGCTGATCCCGATCCGAGATCGAATCGGCTTGATCGCGGATATGTTTGCGCATTTGAAAGAACGCATCGCGGCTATTGAAGATGAGATTTTCAATGGCTTGCAGCAGATGCGAGCGGTCGCCCGCCACCCAAATCGGCGAATTCTCGCAATTCCAATAGAGATCGACCCGCCACTTCTCGCGGGCGATGGTTTCCCAATTGCGGACAATATCCTGATTGAGCGTCACCAAATCGAGCCGTTCGATGGTGACTTGGCTGGGGTCGCGGCGGACGGTGCGGAGAATCTCCTGGAGGCGATCCGTGACCGTGTTGAGTGTTTGCCGAACCTCTTGCAGCATTTGCACTTGCGATTCCTGAAGATTGCTTTCGCCCATGCAGCGTGTCAGCAGATCGTTGGGGCGCACCAGCAGATTCTTGATGTTGTGAGCATACGACCCTGCCATGACACCGATGGACGCGAACAGGTTCGATCGCAGGAGCAACTCGCGGCGTTCGGCATCGGCAGCGCGGCCTTCTTGCTGAGCGGCTTCGAGTTTCATTTGGAGCATTTCGCGGTCACGGTGTTCGAGTTCGGCACTCTTCTGCAGGGCGGCCAATTCGCGCCGTCGTTCTCGACTCAGGAACCGATAAATCCAGTACGCTCCTAACACGCTCGCGGAAACGACCAATCCCATGACCAACCAGCCGTACAGCCGACGTTGTTGTTCCAGGGTTTCCAGCGTATCCATGACGTGCATGCGATACGAACAGCTCAGAACGAGCTGATTTCCGAGTGCAATTTCGAGGTCTTGCACTTGGCCCGGCCCCTGGCGACGCGGAACGGGGAGCTGCGATTTCCATTCGATCTCGGTGGCCAGTCGGCTGTCACTCCCGGAGTTAATCCCGGAGCGGTCTTCGATGCGAATGCGGTACATCTCCAGGAAGCCGAGCAGTTGATTGGCAAACATGCGGGTGGGATCGACCAGTGCGTTGAGATGCTCGCGGATCATCTCGCGGTGCAGGTCGAGAGCGGTTTCGGAGATTTCGTCGGGATGTTTGCGGCGTTCGTTGCTCCAATCGGTGGCCAAATCGGGCAGGGGTTTGCGGAAAATGCTCGTTTGCGTGAGCCACTCGATGAGATTGGATCGGTCGGATTGCTGATTCCAATTAGCGCGATCGACCAGCGTGACGGCAAGCCAGGCGACCAACCCCATCCAGGTGAGCGCAAGCGGAAGCAGCGCACCGACATACCGCAGCGGCCCACTGGGGTGATCGCTGGCGTCGGCGATTCGGCCCGTTTCGGGATGCGGAATTCCCGCACCAGTCGACGACGGGGGCGGGGTCGAATCAGGCGGAGCGTCGATTGGCTGGCTCATTCGGGCGACTCCTCGCCGGACGGCGTTGAGGGGGGAAAGGATGGATCCAAGCGGACGGCACGCCAGGGGTGATTGCGGTCGGCGGTACTGACGAAGACCTGAATGAGTTGCAGCCGTTCGCGCGGTTGCAACAGGCCCGATCGCTGCCTCGGATCAACCACCACGATATACTTCGGCTGGTCAAGCCGCCGATCGCCATTGGCCTGGAATCGGTCGAGATGCTGCGACTTGAGACGCGAGGCGAGCGCGGTCCAATCGGCGTGAAAATCGTTGGATTCCGAATCGACCATGCTGCGCATCAGCACGGTAATCATCTCCGAATTGCGCAAGACATCCTCTGTGCCGGTCGGCGGCGTCAGAATATCTTGGTTGTCGGCTTCGGGATGCGACGGCGGCGGTGTGGCGACCCACTCCACCGGGTTGTGATGCGCGAAAAAGACAAACGGCATGCTAATGTCGCGGACATTCCAGGCATACCCGCCGTCGCGGTAGACGGTGTTCATGGAGATGGAATCTCCGGTGACGGCGACCATCTGGGAAGCCAATTCCGGGTTGGCGGCGGTGATGGCACGCAGCAGTCGCCGGGCGGGATTGGCCACGCCGGGAATCACCAGCAAGGTGCGGCCCCCCGATTCGAAGATTCCCGAGCGCAGCATCAGGCTGACTTGGTTGCGCTCGCTGGGGTTGATGCGGTAGAAGCCACCGACGCTGTGACTGATGGAAAAGCGATCAATCGCGGTAGGTGAATCGGCACGAATCAGCCGTTGAGGAAAACTATGTTGCAAATCGCGTTGCAGATAATCGCGGAACTGCTGGCATAAATCGACGGTATACGGATCGTCTTGCCATTCGATCGAGGCCATTCGGTAGGGTAACGCCGGGAGCACGGCCCCGCTCAGCAGCAGATGCCAGGGATCGGGCGGCAAGTGCGGGCGCAATTCCGGGTGACGAAACACGAAATCGCTCACCGCGCGGGCCATTTGCTGATTGGTGAAGCAGAAGCGAATCGTGCGGTCTGGGTAGATATCGCTGAGTTTGCGGCCCATGTCGCTGGGCAATTGGGTCAGGTCGGTTTGGCGATCGACGGTGACAGAAGATGAGACGACATTGGCAGTTGCGCCCAATAGCACAAGCAACGGCGCTTGTTCTGGGGAGAGTCGGCCATCGTCGAGTCGTTGTCGGAGATTGTTGGCCAGGAACGAGGCGCGATCGCTCCCGGCAGGGGTGACAATCACCCGAGGCGGTGGCGAAAGTTGCAGTAACTCGTCCAGCCATTCGCTTTCGCTGCGGCCTGCGCGAAGTTTGTACCAGCGCATGTGGAATTTGCGGTCCATTCCGGGAACACCCAGGGTGACTTGGGGAATTTCCGTGCTCTGTTCCAGAAATGCTTGGGAATCATCGACTTGCAACGGGATCGGGGAATCCGGATCGGCGGCACATCGTCGGGCCGAGGTAACAAATCGTTCCCAGGCGCTGACGGAAGCGGCGCCATGGAACCAGATGCCCCATTCATCGCCAACTGGCACGGGGGCTTGAGGTTGCGCACGCAGGAAGATTGTCCCGGCAACGACGATCATTGCCGAGAGAATCGTTAGAATTGGAACAAGACGCCGCTGCATGCTTGGCTTCTCCAGTGGGCGAATCCCCGGAATGTCCCTACTATCCAGGGTAGCGATGCCGCATTCGACTCGACAGGCAAGCGAGTCGAGATTTCTCTGCCCATTGCTGGGCGACGGGGATGGAACACGCATGACGCAGCCGTTGACGGTGGTTATCTTCGGTGCTTCGGGAGATCTGACCGCGCGGAAATTGATTCCCGCGTTGTTTAACGTGTTTCTGAAAGGTCGGCTGCCGGCCGAGGCGAAAATCGTCGGCGTTTCCCGCACGGGATTCACCGATGATGCCTTTCGAGAGACGATTCGACCCAAAGTGCAAGATGCGCTGATTGGTGCCGGGGAAACGTGGTCGGCTGAGAAATGGACGGAATTCGCCAAGCGGTTGCACTACGTCTCGGCCGATGTCACCCAAGATGGCGGCATGCAACCCGTTCACGATTGGCTCACCGCCGATGAGGGCGAAGGCGGTGGGCGGCGGTTGTACTACGCCAGCGTCTCGCCGGAACTGTATCCGCAAATTGCCACGCAATTGGGCAAATTGGGGATGAATCAGGAAATCGGTGGCTTCCGTCGTCTGATTATCGAAAAGCCGTTCGGCCATGATGGCAAGACCGCGACCGAATTGAACCGGGTGCTCCACGAGCATTTCCGAGAGAATCAAATCTATCGCATCGACCACTATTTGGGCAAAGAAACCGTCCAAAATATTTTGATTTTCCGCTTCGCCAACACGCTGTTTGAACCGCTGTGGAACAATCAATATATCGACCATGTGCAGATTACGGTGGCTGAGAAAGTTACCGTCGGCAAGCGCGGTGGGTATTACGACGGTTCCGGCGTGCTGCGGGATATGTTCCAAAGCCACTTGCTGCAAGTGATGACCATGGTGGCGATGGAATCGCCGTCGCGGTTCACGGCCGATGCGCTGCGGAATGAAAAGATGAAGGTGCTGGATTCGGTGAATGTGCAAGCATTCCAAGAAGCCTGCCAAAGCATTGCCGTGGGGCAATATCGCGGCTACCACCAAGAGCCGGGAGTGCCTGCGAGTTCCGTCACGCCGACCTACGCCGCCGTGAAGCTGAACATCGACAACCGGCGCTGGCAAAATGTGCCGTTCTATCTGCGCTCCGGGAAGGGGTTGCGAAGCCGATACAGCGAAGTGATGATTCAATTTCGCTGCCCGCCGCATCTGATGTTCCCGCTGCCACCGGGAGAGACGTTGCGATGCAACCACCTGCGGATCATTCTGCAGCCCAACGAAGGCATCCACATCAATTTCCAAACCAAGGTACCCGATGTGGATGGTACCCGATTGCAGCCGCGCGACTTGGCGTTTGATTATCGCAACTCGTATGGGCAAGCCGCGCTCCCGGAAGCCTACGAACGGCTGCTGTTGGATGCGATCCAAGGCGATGCCGCGCTGTTTATGCGGGCGGATGAAATCGAACGGGCCTGGGAAATCATGGATCCGCTCATCGAGGCATCCGAATCCGGGGACCGCCTGAAGCCCAGCGAATACGAAATCGGTTCGGCCGGGCCGACCTGCGCGGATGAACTCTTGGCCCGCGATGGGCATGTGTGGGAACCGCTTCCCAAGTAAGCCGCAGTCAAGGATTTTGCGATGAATGTTCTGGCGTTGGATATTGGCACCTCAACGATCAAAGCGGCGGTACTGGATCAGGTTTCAGGCGAGCCGCTCCGACCGCCGGTGAAGGTGCCGTATCCCATCGATCGCCCCACGCCGGATGCCGCCGAAATCCAGCCCGATGCGCTGTGGACTGCGGTGCAAACCGCAGCGCAGCAAGCGGTTACGGCCTTTGGCGATGCGGCAGCCATCTCGGGAATCGGGCTTTCCTGCCTGACTCCGGCGCTGGTGTTGCTGGATGCCGCCGATCAACCCCTGACGCCGATCTGGATTCATCTGGATCGACGTTCGCGGCCATTGGCACGTCGCATGTGGGCGGCTGTGGGCGAAGAATTTCTCGCCGAGGTGGGAATTCGCCCACTCCCCGGCGGAATGTCCGCACTCTGCTACGCCCATCAGGTGGAACAATCGCCCGAATTACGGGATCGGGTGAAATCGTATCTGCATGTCAACGGTTGGGTGAGTCTGCGATTGACGGGGAATCGGGCCTTCGATCCGGGCAATGCCAGTTTCAGCGGGCTATTCGGCACCATGACCACGCGTCAATGGTCCGATCGCTGGTGCGAACTGTTCGGCGTCGATCGCGGGTGGTTACCCCCGGTGGTGTGTGGCTCCACGACCATTGGCGAACTGCGGCCCGAGATTGCGTCTGCCTGGGGACTGCCGTCGGGGATTCCGGTGAAGATCGGCACCGCAGACACCAGCAGTGCCATCCTGGCGGCGAATCTGGGGCCGAACGACATGCTCCATTCTGTGGGGACGACGCAAGTGCTGGCGACACTGCCACAGCGGGCTACCCCCGATGCTGCCCGACTGACGCGCATGCTGGGCGTCGGCACCGGCTACGTGTATGTCACCCACAACCCCGTCGGTGGCGTGGCGCTGGATTGGATTCACAAGCTAAGTTACAGCGATCAATCGGCCGATCAATTTTATGGGGAAACGATTCGTCACGCGCTTACGCATGAAACCGATGTCGTGCTCGACCCGCCGTTTCTGGGCGGCGATCGGCTCGAAATCGAAGCCCGGGCTGCCAATTTCCGCAATCTCTCGTTGGGAACCGATCGGTTGGATCTGCTGACGGCGGTGCTGCAGGGGATGCGCACCGGGCATCGCATGGCGTACACAGCGCTGGATCGTGGTGATCAGCCGTTGGAGCGGGTCCACCTCACCGGCGGCGGGGCCGAAATTATTCGCAAGTTGCTGCCCGAGTATGCCGATATTTCCATTAGCCCGCTCGAAGAGGGGGCTTTGCGAGGAATCGCCCGGTTGTGGGACTCCTGCTGGTCGGCCGGAAGTTCCGGTTGACACAACCGAATTCAGCCGATACGATTCTTGAAGTGATCGGCCTCGTCGCCAAGTGGAAAGGCAGCGGTTTGCAAAACCGCCACCCCCGGTTCGAATCCGGGCGAGGCCTCTGAAACACGCAACAACTCTGCCCCAAACTGGCAGGGTTGCTTGCGTTTTGGTGTCCCATCAATCATCGCTCGCAACCCATCCCAATCCATCGGAATCGCTCGGTCTTTCACGGGCTCGTTCCACTATGCGAAATCGATGAATTCATCGAGATTCGATCCTATCCTGAAAATGATCGACAATTCTCACTCGGATTTGTCAATTTGGATTCCTTGAGAAGATCATCTCCCTTTCATCGAAGCTTCACCGACACTAACCATTTGGCAGCTAACATACCCTTGCCCTCCGACTGGGTCTGTTTCCTACCACGATGTTGTTCCACCGAGGTTACTCGATGCGACGCAATGGTTACGCTTCTCTTCGTTCAGCGTTCACCCTGATTGAATTGCTGGTTGTTATCGCCATTATTGCGATTTTGATTGGTCTGTTGCTCCCGGCTGTTCAAAAAGTCCGTGAAGCCGCTTCTCGAATGCAGTGCCAAAACAACCTCAAGCAAATCGGGTTGGCGCTGCACAATCACCACGATTCGTATCAGTATCTGCCCCGAGCGGGTTCGGACGGCCCGAATATTACCTGCTGCAATGCGACCGATCGTCGCGGCTGGTCGTGGCGGTATTATATTCTGCCGTATATTGAGCAAGATAACGTCTTTCGTCTGACGGATGATGCGCTGGTTGCCGCGACTGCGGTGAAGATTTTCTATTGCCCGACCAACCGCGCGCCGACGCTGTACGGCGGCACCGGACGCAGCGACTACGCGGGTTGCGGTGGCGAATTCATCAGCGGCGGCGGGACGGATGGCATGTTCATTCGCACCTTCGCGTTGCCCGGAAATGCCGCTTCACCTGAGCAATATCGTCGCTTTGGCGATCTGACCGATGGCCTGTCGAACACCATCGCGGTGGGCGAAAAGCAAGTCCACCCCACGGTTTACGGCTCCGCTGGTGGCGATAACGAACCTTGGAATAACGCCGGTTGGGATGAGTGCATCGTTCGCTTTGGCTCATCCGATTGGGCTGGCAATCAAGGCGGCATGGCCCCAAATGCCAACCACCCCAACAACACAGTTGCGACTCACTGGTCGCGGATGTTCGGTTCGGCGCACACCGGCGGCGCGAATTTCGTCATGGGCGATGGCTCGGTCCGCTTCATCAGCTACAACGTGGATCGTGAAATGTTCCGCCGAGCATCGAAGATTAACGATGGCTTGGTGATGACCTTGGAATAATTCGAACAGATTGGCGAGAAGGGGTTTGTGATGCGAGCGACTGTTTTGGCACTGCTGTTGGTGGGTGGTGTGGTTGGCTGTGGCGATGACAAAGTGTCCACGCCAACGGCATTGAGCGAAGCCCAAAAGGCCGAGCAAAAGAAGGCCCAACAAAATGTGCAGCAAGAAGAGATGGCCAACATGAAGGCCAACTCGAAGAAGTAATCGCGATACTCGACGAATGCGGCGCGGGATTCGGGGAAACTCGAATCCCGCGTCTGCTCATTTCCAGCCCCAATCGCTTACCATTCTTCGTCTTCAACTGTCGGCAGCGATTCATGTTGGATCGCCAACCCCAGCCCGGTTCCGGCGACGCTCAGCACCGCCAGCAGCAGCACAATCACGCCCCACTTGGGCGAGAGCGTCTTCAGCTTGGGCAGCAGCACGATTCCGGCGAGAATCGGCGCGATGGCCGGCAGCACGAATGCAATTTTGGGCACCTCGCTAAATGTCTGATCGATGCCTGCAAGTGCCAAGCCGGGCAGCATGATCGAACTGGCCGCAAGTGCAGGGCCGATCATCGGCTTGCGATACCACGCCAGCAGCATCACTCCCGCAAGGCTGGCGAACAGCAAATGGGCGGCGTCCATCATCCGGTTGCTGTGGGCGAAGATCAGCACGCCGGCGAGCATTCCGGCAGGAAGAACGTGGCACGCCACAATCGCGCCGCCGGGCCGCTGGCGATCAACCGCCGCCGCGATGGATTGCAGTCCATAAATGGCCACCACCACCATTAGCATCAGCCCTGGCACTTGCGACTGAAGATCCGATGGCGTCAGCTTTTGCGCGGCAAAGACGGCCACGCCCAGCCGCAGCAGTTCGCCGACGATGCGCGGAATTTGCGGCACACTCGCCAGCATGCCAACGAGAATCGCCAGCCCGGTCAGTGGCAAAATCCACGTCAGGGCGGAATTTCCCGGCGTCAGACTCAGTGCCTCGGTCGAGTGGTTGCCCACCATCAGCCCGGCAATGACGGCCAAGCCGCCCCACCACCGGGAGAAGCGAACCCCCAGGATGGCCCAGCCCAGGAGCATCACCGCCAAACTGGGCAGAAATGCGGGCAGGATGACATTGCGAAGATTATCGAGAATCAGACTCAGCGGAGGCATGCTTGGGTTCCTGTGAGAATGAAAAACCCGCGAGCATGCCTCCGGGAATCGGAATGCGCATGATCGCGGGATGGGGTATCGTGGGGCGATTGATCGGGCGATGGCCCAGATGGGAATTTACTTGCTGGCGCTGATCGACAGCGTCAGGGCGACGCGATCATCGATCTTGCCCTTGCCGTAGGTCATGCCCCATTCGGTGCGGTCGATGGTGAAGCTGCTGGCCAGCTTCATGGTGTTGCCTTCCATGACGATGTTGGCGGGGATGGTGACCGATTTGGTCTTGCCCAACATGGTCAGGTCGCCGGTGATTTGCACGGTGTTGCCTTCTTTGGCCACTTTCGTGGAGACGAAGGTAATTTTCGGATATTCTTTGATCGCGAAGAAATCGGGCGATTTCAGGTGGGCGGTCAGCTTGGGGTCGTCCGAAAACAGCGATTCGGTTTCGACGCTCACGTCAAATTTGGCGGTGGTGACATCGCCATCGAGGGTGACGGTGCCGGCGATGGCCTTGAAGCCACCTTCGTGCTTGCCATTGGGCTTGGTGCCCACGAATTGCAGCTTGGTATTGTCGCTGCTGAGGGTGTACTTGGTCTCGGCCAGTGCCGATCCCGCGAAGCAGCTCGTCACAACCACGATCGCCAACGAAGTGAGAATGCGCGTCATCCGTGTCTCTCCAATGATGGGAACAGGCTCCACCGAGCCTAATCGGCGTTCGCCCCGGCATCGCAGCAGAGTTCTGCGACGCGGCAGAAGTATGATAGCGCGATTCCCACAAAGGATTCAAAATTGCGTTGTGAATTTCAGATGAATCCGGTTTAGCAACTTTTTCGTGTCCAGCCGGGAAATGCCTGTCTAGAATGCTGACATGATTCACGTGGAACAGCTCACCAAGACATTTTGGGACAGTAAGCGTGGCGAAGTGACGGCGGTGGATTCCATCTCCTTCACGGTTCAGCCAGGCGAAATTTTTGGCTTGCTTGGTCCCAACGGGGCGGGCAAGACCACCACGCTGCGCATTCTCTGCACGGTGCTGCAACCCACCGAAGGCGGGGCGACCGTTGCCGGGTATGACATCCTCACGCAGCCTGGGATGGTTCGGCAGCACATCGGCTTTCTGTCCAACAATACCGGCGTGTACGATCGCATGACCGCGCTGGAAATGGTGCGCTACTACGGGCGACTCCACGGAATGACCGAGGAGCGTCTGAACGAGCGAGTCGATTCGCTGTTCGAGACGCTGAAAATGAACGATTTCCGCGACATGCTCGGGGCGAAGATGAGCACCGGCATGAAGCAAAAAGTCTCCATTGCTCGCGCACTCATTCACGATCCACCCGTGCTGATTTTCGATGAACCCACCTCGGGATTGGATGTGCTGGTGCAG
This DNA window, taken from Tuwongella immobilis, encodes the following:
- a CDS encoding DUF1559 domain-containing protein, with product MRRNGYASLRSAFTLIELLVVIAIIAILIGLLLPAVQKVREAASRMQCQNNLKQIGLALHNHHDSYQYLPRAGSDGPNITCCNATDRRGWSWRYYILPYIEQDNVFRLTDDALVAATAVKIFYCPTNRAPTLYGGTGRSDYAGCGGEFISGGGTDGMFIRTFALPGNAASPEQYRRFGDLTDGLSNTIAVGEKQVHPTVYGSAGGDNEPWNNAGWDECIVRFGSSDWAGNQGGMAPNANHPNNTVATHWSRMFGSAHTGGANFVMGDGSVRFISYNVDREMFRRASKINDGLVMTLE
- a CDS encoding ABC transporter ATP-binding protein yields the protein MIHVEQLTKTFWDSKRGEVTAVDSISFTVQPGEIFGLLGPNGAGKTTTLRILCTVLQPTEGGATVAGYDILTQPGMVRQHIGFLSNNTGVYDRMTALEMVRYYGRLHGMTEERLNERVDSLFETLKMNDFRDMLGAKMSTGMKQKVSIARALIHDPPVLIFDEPTSGLDVLVQRNVLQSIAQLRGQGKAIIFSTHIMREVEKLCDRLAIMSGGKILACGTLEELRNQHQQHDLEELFFSLVAPPIG
- a CDS encoding YceI family protein, which translates into the protein MTRILTSLAIVVVTSCFAGSALAETKYTLSSDNTKLQFVGTKPNGKHEGGFKAIAGTVTLDGDVTTAKFDVSVETESLFSDDPKLTAHLKSPDFFAIKEYPKITFVSTKVAKEGNTVQITGDLTMLGKTKSVTIPANIVMEGNTMKLASSFTIDRTEWGMTYGKGKIDDRVALTLSISASK